The Motacilla alba alba isolate MOTALB_02 chromosome 23, Motacilla_alba_V1.0_pri, whole genome shotgun sequence genomic interval caaatccctctgccTTGTGCCAGGGATGGGTGTTCTGCACTTGGCTGCTTCTATGCAAGAGGCAAAGTGTATTTCTGGCCATAGCATGTGGGTGGGAAGAGCTGAATAGCTCTTTCATCACACTGTGTCTCTCTGGAACATGAGAATTCCAGAGCCAGGTAATGCAAATGCAGAAACTGCTTTCTCTCCTGACACCTCTTTTCAGCTAgaaaaattttttaattttttttttttagtagttcCTTCTGAAGCAAGCAGAAAGTATTTTGGTCTAGaggaaaataaagtatttccGCAACCTCCTGgtctttgtttaaaaacaagacTCCTCTGCCCCATCTCTGACAGgagatgactttttttcttaaattcaagCTTTTCAAAATAGTCAGGAAGACTTAAGAGTTGGCAGTTTATTGTGAGTACTTAGGGAAATGTTTGGCCACAGCACTGGATGTCTCTGGAAAAGATCCAGCACCAACCTGAGACAGAATCATAGTATCATGAAACAGTTTAGcttggaaaggatcttaaagctcTTTTTGagccactccctgccatgggtggggacaccttccactatcccagtttgctccaagcctcatccagcctggctttggacacttccaggattggggcagccacagcttctctgggcaccctgtgccagggcctcaacagcctcacagagaagaatttcatCTCAATATCCCATTTATCCCTAGCCCTTCTCTAACTGTGTCTAACTTGGTGTTTACTCCTTCAAGAAGTTTTTACAAGTTGCTTCATTTTAATTCCCCAATTTCGGGGATTTTTGGAAGCTGTGTAAGCTCCTGGTACTTTCTGCAGACATTGAGACACCTGAGATCTGAGGATTGAAGCTTAATAAGGCAAACACAGGTGTGGTGACATCCAGCAGGTGTGAGCTGCATGCTGCTTCATTCCAAATGGGAATGAGGTGTCTGTTTGTAGAGAAAAGGTAGCAAAATCACAAGAACAATTTCCTCAGGAGTGTGGGAGACACCATTTCAAAATCTCTCCATGAAGCCTTGAAATCATTCTAATAAAGGTGCTTTGTATTCACCAGACATCTAGGTGTGATCCAAACATTTTGGAGTGAGAGTCCccatttcctcctgctgtggAGGAAATCAGACTTGCAGACACAACTGTCCTTCCtgattttaaataagaaattaagCTTTTCACAGCAAAAACTGCAGTTAACAGAGGCCAggatttatttctaaaatggGCCGAGGATTGCGGCCATAACATCCTTGGGTGATGTTTTTATGATGTCCACATGGATCTGTTGGAAgatttttgagggtttttgaGGCAGTGAAGGAAGCTGGAGGAGTGAGTCAGAGGAAAGGAGGGATCAGTGTTTTGACTTATAAATTTATCCAAATAAGCAGATGTGCTagaaggagaaaggagctgAGGTATCAAGGGAAAAGTGTCTCAGTTGAGACCAGTCTGTAGGCTGTATTGGGAGACATGGGAAGGGAACCATCAGAGGGAAACTTATTTTATTCTTGTGTAATATTATCACATTCCACATATTTCAGAGGaatcctttccttcctgcagagaCCTCGGAGTATCAGAAAGGTAGAGAGGATCCTGTAGTAACTCTGAAGGTCCTACAGGTGACAGGGGGTGCAGGGAGCTGATAGAGCTTTATAGAGCAGCTCTTTCAGGGGTGCCATATCCCCTGAGAAAAAGGGCAAAAGTTTCCTTGGCTGGACTTGGCGTTTGGGCGTGAGTggtgccaggcagagccagggaataAAGAGCTGGATCACTTAACGGGCCCTGTCTTTTCGGAGCCTTAATGAGATCAGGTCAGTGGGAAAGGGAGGTCATGGAGAGTAATGAAGAGCACAACAGAGCGATTGAGTTTGGAAaacacagcccctggagcaggctgctaTTCtttgggaggggaggaaggagagggaacagcATGATCTGCTCACCGGGATGGAAGagagtgtttaaaaataagtatgAATGGTTGTATAGAGGGAGGGTGGTTGAATGGCTTCCACTTTGATGGAAAAAGTGAGGATTTTGAAATGTCAAAGTTGGAGCACAGGAGTATTTTTATGCCAATGACATTGTAAAGAGTTGCAAGATGAGATGCAGGTCATGATAGGAACAGTCCAGAAGGATTTGTGTCCCCTCAAGGGATAAGGATGGGATGGAAAGAGATTCTTACTCCTTGTTTGATTCTAACACTTTCTGTCTGAAACAGTGTCCCTGGGCAAACAGGACTTAAGGGAAAACACATCAGGTTTCCTGGAAAGCCTCCACAAGCAGTCAAACATCCTTCCTTTTGGTAACTTCCCCATAGAGGtttgcatggatttttttttatatatatttttttttaaggttcaggattgcagaaaacagcagctgctgaaaactGTCCAAAATCAAGATTTCTGTCCTGTGAAAACTCTGagatttcaaaatttattttcaggctcagagaaaaaaaaattatatgtgtgtgtgtgtgtatatatatatatatatatatatgtatatatatatatatatgtatatatatatatatatgtatatatatatatatatatatatgtatatatatatatatatatatatatatatgtatatatatatatatatatataaaagtatttttaaaaaaacctcaaattttTCCATTACTTATTTAGAGTACTCATTTGGCTGTGTCAAAACTTTCCCTTTCCATtctatcaaaatatttcatcttcatCTTTATAGTATCAAAATAATTACCAGAGCAAAATGCCTCCCTCTGTGGATACTATCCCATGAGTATTTTGGTTGAGCATAGAGGAAATGTTTCATATCAAATGGTTCAGTTGGTTCTTCTTGAAAACATTCTTGGTTTTAATCAGGTAAGCGATTCCTGCTGGAAAGCTTCCATTGGGAAAGTTCTAGCTAATGCGGTTGTAAGACCTTGGAGCGTTGTCGTGCCTGCAGAGTAAAGGTTGCTGCTCTGTGTCAGATATTGttgagtttccttttttttacccATTTAAGTTTTATTGGGAAGAAGGCAGAATCTGGTAGGATGTCTGGAGATGAGAGATCCAGAGATCAGAAGagagagaactgaaaaaaaatggggctggaaggaggaagagattTGTGTGTCATAGAGGGGCCAAAAAGTTCATCAGTCCAAAgtgtcatttttatttgtagGTACTGTTTGCATGGGGGAACCAGCCGTTCTTAGAAGAGCATTGCCTACTGGTATCCCAGGAGTATTGAGGAGCAAAGCCATGCTCACATGCCATGTCAGGAATGTATCTTGCACAGCACCACTGACTGGTCACTCTGAGCTGGTTGGGAAGAACTCTGACAGAGAAACAGGCTCTTTACAGGCACCGAAGACAAAATCATAGTTAGTAGCTCATCCAggtggaaaagaaatttttctagAGAATTTTGGGAGGACCAGCActtctgaaaaatcagtttcagGAATAGCCTTGGGTCCAGGGAGGCAAATACAGCAAATCCAGCACTGGGATGACAAAGCAGGGGAGGATGAGCTCTGTCCCTCCTCAGGACCTCTGTGTCCCCAAGGCAGGGCTTCAGCCCTCTGCTtactcctccttctccttctcttcctcccccaGCTCATGAGGGTGCGACATGTGACCTGCTGGGCAAGATCTACCTCAATGGGGAGAGCTTCCAGCCCACATGCAAGCTGCAGTGCATCTGCATGGACGGGGCCATCGGCTGCATCCCGCTCTGCTCCGATGACCTGCGCCTGCCGTCCCCAGAGTGCCCCAGCCCCCAGAGGGTGAAGTTCCCCAAAAAGTGCTGTGAGGAATGGGTGTGTGAGGAGGGCAGCGAGGATAACCACTTTGGAACGGCCACGGCAGGTCAGTGGGGCATGTGGGATGGGGCCGGGAGCTGTTTGCTGGGGAAGAGGAGTGGATTTGGAGCTGACTGGTTTGGGACTGGTGGTGGCTTTGTGCATCATCATGATGGGGGTGAGTACCAAGTGTTGGGTTCCAGAGCTAAACACTAGGTCCagcccacccagctgctctatcactcctcttcccagctggacaagggggagaaaataaatggaaagtgACTTGTAGGTTGAGATTAGGCAGTTTGCTAAAGCAAAAGTGAAAGTTATCATGTGcacaagcaaagagaaaaaaaatagatttattttttacttcccATCATCAAGTGGTGTCCAGCcacttcctgggaagcaggactTCAGCACATGGAGCAGTTGCACCAGAAGGCAAACATTGTGAATAGcaatttccctctccccctcttcctcctcattttcTTAGCTTTTATATCTGAGCTGACATCATACGGTCTGGAATATTCCTGTGGTGAATTTGGGTCAGCTGTCTTGGCTGTGTCCACTCCCAGGATCTTGCCCACTCCCAGCCCCTTGACTGGGGGCGAATGTTGGAGAGACATCActgatgctgtgccagccctgcccagcagtaGCCAAAAACACTGGTGTGTGACCAACACCTTTCCAGCccccactgcagagcacagcGCTGGAatggctgctctgggaacatcaactccagctcagccagaccCAATACAAAGTGAAACCTTAGTGGTGTTATGAGAAAGCTCCTATGTCCTGAAGTGTCACAGCAGACCTCTATGGAGCTGGGCTATGTAGGAAATGGCCCCTGCTCACCTGCATCCCCTTCCTGCTGAGAGGCCAAGCATCTCATGGGATGGGCCAGACCTTTGCTGATGGTCCTGAAGTTTTAAACTGAGTTGGGAGCAGCCATGGAGCTGCCACTCTGTCTAAAGCCCTGAGCCTTGCCTTGCGTCTCTTCTTCATGGCTCAGTTTTCAGGGAGGATCCAGCTCACAGGCCAGAGCTGAACAACCTGCAGGAGAACTGCCTGGTGCAGACCACAGAGTGGAGCACATGCTCCCAGAGCTGCGGAATGGGCATCTCCACCCGTGTGACCAACAACAACCCCCAGTGCCGCCTGGAGAAGGAGACCCGGCTCTGCATGGTCCGGCCCTGCGACTTCTCCATGGAGAAAAACAAGGTACAGTGAGGTATGGTGCTGGAAGAGAGGGGACACAGCACCCCAAATGCTGGGGACAGCCTTGGGAATGATCCTGGCTCTGTGCTTCCACTTTCTCTGTGTCCCATTGCCCAGCGACGGGGTCAGAGCACAGGCCTCAGTGCATCTTTCCTGCCATGTCCATGGTAATTCATCTGCTCTCTCCCTAGAAGGGGAAGAAGTGTGTGCAGACCCCAAAGCAGCGCCAGAGCCTCCACTTTGAGTTTTCAGGATGCACCAGCACCCGCTCCTACCGGCCCCGGTTCTGCGGCAGCTGCTCAGACGCGCACTGCTGCACCCCGTTCCGGACTAGCACCATGGACGTGGAGTTCCGCTGCCCCGAGGGGGACTTCTTCCAGAGGAAGATGATGTTCATCAAGATGTGCTCGTGCCACTACGACTGTCCGCGAGACAACAACATCTTCCTGGCCACGTATCACCGTTGGATGATCGGAGACCACGTCAAGATTGAGCAGCAATAGCCCTGTCTTGCCAGATCTAAGGTgtgcaggagggctctgcagtgctttcGTAGCTGTGTCCTGGCCAATGCAGCCTCTTCCCCTTCTGTGAGGGGCTGTGCCTTCCACAGCAGCACCCTTCACACCAGCGGTCCCTGTGTTCCCAACGAGCCGAGGGAGGAGccgcagcagctccagccccctgaCCCCCACCCACAGTGGTGTAAAGGTCAGTGAAGGAACCAGAAAGAGGCTTGAGCTGCAAACTTGATCCATATTCCTGCTGGCCAGAAGAGAGAGTGGTTCAAAGTCATGTGGCTCCCACCTGTCTCCAGCCCAGACCACAATTCCTGATTCAGACCCCAAGAATTCTTCCGGCATTATTAACTGGGGGTGGACCAGGCTGCCAGACCAAGATGTGTCCCCAGaaggtgctgctctgggcagctttTAGTGCCTCGATGAACATTTCATAGAGccatggagtggtttgggttcAAAGGCACTTTAAAACTCATCTTGTTTCAACACCCTGTCATGgatagggacaccttccactaacccaggctgctccaagccccgtaCAGCCTGGACTTggacacttctagggatgggggtggggcagcacagcttctctgggcaacctgtgccagggcctcaccagcctcacagggaggaatttcttcctaatcttGTCAAAATGGCTCTGGGGTGGGAGAGTGACTGGACCCCACAAGCTCACACATGCACAGTGAGGCTGCAATTGTTTCAGCTCTGGAGTCTTTGCTCTGGATGTTTTTAAGTAGGAGGAACACTGTTTAGCTCCAGTCTCCCTGGTGATTTTAAGGTACTGGCAAGAGAAATTCTCCTATTTGTAAATGGTGCAGATCCCATATGGAGTTACTGGGGCAGTGCCATGGAGAGCTGTTGGCACTGGTGTCTCCAGCAGTGGGATTTCCTCCTGGCCACAGACTTGGCAGAGTCTCTCTGCCAGGAGAGGACCCCATTGCCAGCCTGTAGCTCCAGAAAAGGCCaccagcagccagtgccagtGGTATGTCCAGCAGCATGTTAGCACCTTTGTGGGACTGCTAAGGTCTTGTCAGGTGTGGAAAAATCTTCTGATTTTTAGCAGAGATATCCAGGTACGGCACCTGATGCTAGTTCTTAAGTCATCCTTGCCTATCACCATTGGAAATCATGAAGAATTTCTGttccagccaggcaggagcaatAGCCCCAAGGCTTCACCTCACCATATCTTCCTACCCCAGATTAGAGCCCAATGCCAAGGGAcattcccagctgtccccaacTGCTGCCCTGAATTTCCAGACTGCTGACGTACCAGCTCAGGGCCCATGTTCTATCCTAGCCTCTGTTCTTTctctcagcctgcagcagctcatgaGCCTTCACTCTCCTGTAATCAATTTGAACTGTAAATAATTTATCTgatgttgtttctgtttttaaggCCTTTGTACAGTCCCAGAATCCTGTTGGtacagccctgctcaggctgttACCCCTCTCTTAGCTTCTCTCCTGCCATTCATACAGTTGCTGAGTCTCAAAACATCCTGAGGTTGCGCTTTACTCAACACTAATAAATATCTCTATTTTTTATATCTCTGAACTAATCCCTTTGTGTGAGGCTCCTGCCTGGTTCCTCTGCTGACCTTTCCCCAGTGCTGAGACCTTCTGTAGAGTTGATGGCTGAGTACTGGAGGGGAGGGGGTGAcgggggtttttttcctgttcccaaATAGCAGCAGGATTGATGTTAGTGTTTCACAGACACCTCTGCAGCccacaaaacacagctcctCCCTCTACGGCTTGGAGGGGGGACAAGCAGAGcccccctctgcctgctgaaggACCCACAAGTCCTTAATGCCAGATTAAAAATAACTCCGGGAGCAGATGTGAACAAAAGTCGGTGATAACAGGGCCAGAACGCGAGGGGCTTTGCAGTGGCTTAACAGCTTACGGATTCATCATCCTCTCATCACATTAGCAGGGACTCCCCCCTCTCCCACTCCGCAGGGCCTAGAGGTTCTTCCTGCTCCCAAACTTTCAGCCTCACCGGGGAAGGCTTACGGCTTCCAGGGAGGGGCGCATGAGGGGGAACAAACCCCTGTCACGCTTGAGCTGCGTGCTGTTGAGGTTCTGAGCTCGGGGCGGGACGCGGCCCGTGCACCTCTGGGGGCTGCAaaggccctggcagaggcagcGGTGGACACACAGTGACGGTCCTcgccagtgtccccagggcggTGACCATTAGATGGCACCAGGAACCTCCCCATGGGGCCACCCcgtccccagggcaggggacagtgGCGTGcccttggggtgctgggggaaCTCGGCAGCTGAGCGTGACCTCGCGTAGCGCCCGCCAGGAGTGCCCGCTGGGTGGGTACTCCAGCCCAGTCCCGGCACCCAGTGCCACCGCAAGGCCACCACCGCCAAGCCAACGGAGACAGCAGCGAGGCCCTCGGTGCTGGGGCCGAGTTCCGTCCTGCCGCCCCCTCCGTCCCCGTCCTCGTGGGGGCCCTGTTCCGCCTTATCTCCGCAGCCGCCGCCTGCGCGACACCGATAACCCGGGCGTGGCCCCAGGGATGGGGTCGGGCTTGCGGGCTTGCGCTTCAGTGACCCTGACGCCCTTACCGGCTCCGGCCACGCTGCAGCCTCCTGGGGTGGGCTCAGGATGGGGACACCCTCGGCTCCTCCAGCCCCCGGCAAGGACGGGGTTTTCCCTAAGAAAACTTTggaaaatagtgaaaaaaagcaaaaatatctaCAAAAGCCCTGATTCTGTCGGCTTTGGGAGGCTTTGGGGCTCTGCCATGACGCCGGGAGAACGAGGGGGGGAGGCACCTTCTCCTAATTTGGGCCTATGACGTCACGGAGGCGCAGGGAGGAATCTCTTGGCCCCACCCCCCCGCCCATCACCTGTGGGCCCCGCCCACTGCAGCTGCGAGCgctggccccgccccctccgCGCTCTGACGGGTGGGGCGGCAGCCAGTGGGCGCGGGCAAGGGGGCGGGGCTCGTGTGGTGACGTCAAgaggcgggggcggggccggtGGTGCAGGTGGAGGCagcgcggagcggagcggagcggcggccCCGGTGAGTGGGGGCAGGTGAAGTTCCTCGGGTGTCAGGCCTGTTATGGGGCGAGAGAGGTTTTGAGGGGAGGGTGAGAGCTGTAGGGGTCAGGCAAGTTATGGGATGCGGGGGTGCGTGGGAGTCCTGGGGTGCCTTGTGGGGGGTATAGGGCTCGGGCAGGTtttggaggatttggggttCCCTAGAGGGACCCATGGTAGGTCAGTCTGGTTGTGGGCTGCAGGGTTGTAGAAAGAGTTGTGGTGCTCTGGGAGCACATGGAGGCTTAGGCTGTTTATGGAGTGGAGGGGTTGCCAGGGGACATGGGGTGCTATGAAGCAGGGGGTCTCCAgtagggtcaggctggatgtGAGGTGATCTGGGGCTGCGGGAACCAGGGGCACCCGTAGAGGTCAAGCTGGATGTGAGGTGGTTTAGGGTGTGCAAGGGTTTGAGGGGGGGCTGGGGATGTCAGTCTAGGTGTGGGCGACCCACGGTGACTGAGGTGAGAAACAGGGGGTTGTGGAGAAATAGGGAGTGttcaggggctgggggagactAGGGAAGCACCTGCAGTGCTCTCTCATAGGAAGCCTATGGGGCAGAAGGGAAGTGAGGTGCTCTGGAATGCTCTGGAGGTGGGGAGATCCCTAGTAGGGTCAGGCTGGGTGTGAGGGGAATGGGGTGCACTAGGGCTGTCCTAGAGACTCTGAGTtagggctgcaggggaggatgTGGGGTGGAGGGCCACACACAGTGGATTCATGCTCAGGAGGTGGATGGGGCCCTGCCTCCCGGGGAGTGGCCAGCCCTGGGATGTTTCCCCCCATACTGTTGTTTCTTCTGGTGCAGTGGAGGGGAAAAGGCTAGTGCAGCCTTGGGAAGTGGGGTTCCCCCTGCACTCCACAGTCACGGCAGCAGCAATGGTGTCCCATCCTGGGAGGTGGCAGCTCCCGCTTTGGCATTTGAGTCCAGCTCTGTTTCTTGGAGCATTCggtggtgctggggctgtgccagagatgcagcagctcagcctgtggCTTCAGGGTGGCCGCGATCTCTTCCCGAGACACCGTCTGTGCCCGCCGGGATGGTTCCCAAAGCCGGCGGCAGTGGCCgagctgcagggctcctgccGTCGATTCCAGTCCCGGCGCCGGTCGGGGCCGCGCTGAAGCCTCCCATCGACTTCCCCACGCCCGTAGGGGGGTCGATGTCTTCATGTCCCCGCCTCGACGGGGACACTTTGTGCTGATGTTGCAACCATAGGCGTGTGCGGCGCGCTCGACGGCTCCTGCAATCTCTTCCTCTCCTGAATTTCGCCCTCCTGCAGTCGTGGTGGGACGAGAGGCTGGTGAACCTGCTCTGGTGAACCTGCTCGTTAGTCCGTGCCGGTGGCGGGTCCGAGCGGCTGGTGGGATTgcaggggacagcgggggacagTGACTATCTTTAGGGCTGTGTTGCAATGGAGGGGTGTGCCTTGGCTCGGCGCTGCCGGCAGCCGCCTCCTCGCCCGAGGATTGACTTACACCGAGGCTCCCGCATGGGGAAAACCAACAATTGCTCTGCGGTTTGTGTGAGCAGGAGCGGGGGGCTGTGTTGGGGCTGTGAGGCTGAGCCAGGGGTCGGACAGTATGGAGGCTGGTGTCAGTCACACATGCCCTGCATGAGGTCAGGCTGTGCGAGGTGTGCAGGGCCGAGGTTTGGGGCGCGCTGTCGGCCCCGGCACTGTCTGCCGCTGCCATGTGTCTGCCACTGCCTGGCAGTGGgaacagctgagctggagcaaaCCGCCAGCATGGGAAAGGTTGATGGTGGAGGGAATCTCTGCTACCTCCTGGGAGAGAAGTTGCCCTGGAGCACGGGAGCAAGTTGGGTTCTTGCAAAGTGCATCCCAGAACGTTTCCATCGCTGTGCTCCCTTCCTGAGGCTTAGTGGAAGCACAAATGCCGCTGTAGGACAGAGCCAGAGTCAGGTCTCTTTTAAGTCCTGTTTCTGCCGGAGTAACCTGGTTAGTCCGTGGGAATAACTTGCACCAGAGTTGGGGTGACATGGAACCAAGGCTCTATGTTTGGCCTGTGAGCCATTGCCCTGCTCATCACCACTATGCCTGTGGTGGTGCAGCTGCACCATGCCTGTCTCTGAGAGGAGGCAGCTGAAACTGTGGAACAATTTGCATTTCCCCATGAGTACAGTTCCTCTCCCAGTCCCGGGGCCTGTGTAGATGTGGGTCTCCTCCAGCTCAtggtgctggcagcccctcAGTTTCTCTGACAAAGTGGGGcatgtgctgcttctgcttgtgGTGATGATAACAGCGAATCAGCAGAAGCAAAAAGTTGATCTGTGCATCAAACTACTTCCCATGGTTGTGCTCAACATGTTCTATGGATCTGGGCCTCTCCTGTTCcttcactttgcttttcttcatgcTTAGGAGCAACTTCAGGCCTTTCCGAGAGGGCTTGAAACCTGCTGAGGAGAGAAAGTGCCTTCTcatctgcagcagtgctgttggGATGAGGCTCTCTCTTCCTGATGcgcagcctggcagctgctggaattGCCTGCAGCCGCACTGCTCCGCAACGCACGCACGTCCCCCCAGGCTGGCATGGTCCTTTCGGAGCCAATGGCGGGGAAAGGATTTCtcagagaaaaggcaaaacatCAGCTGTTTTCCAAGGAGGGCACTTTGGAGTTATGTCACTGATTTAATATATAGCAAGGTTTTTCtgagctccctgcccagctATTTCCAAGAGGGGAAGGCAAATTGCAGGTGGTCCCTGTCCCAGAGGGCAGGTATTGTCCTGTCTCTGCTAAGCAGTGTTTCACCTTTGTGTTtacagctgctggaagaggatGGAGGCTGTGGTGGCTGGAAGTTTAGAGTTATAATTGGCTCTTGGCCACGCTGGATGTTGCGGTTGGAGGTGTGATTTGGGAAGGGGGTGGACTTGCCCATCATTAGCCCAGAGGTGTCTCTCACTCACCTGCCTAGGAAGGAGGGGGATGTCTTGGTTGTCCTTTTTATGAGTTTTGCTTCATGTAGTGATTTGTGTGAGCTCTAAGCTGGGATtccccaggaagggctgcagtTGA includes:
- the EPB41 gene encoding protein 4.1 isoform X34, yielding MPGNLGTVTWTLFLLLLAPGLVEPQACMFPCQCPSQPLQCPAGTSHVWDACGCCKVCAQQLGELCSLHRPCDHHKGLYCDFSKIHRGSGICLAHEGATCDLLGKIYLNGESFQPTCKLQCICMDGAIGCIPLCSDDLRLPSPECPSPQRVKFPKKCCEEWVCEEGSEDNHFGTATAVFREDPAHRPELNNLQENCLVQTTEWSTCSQSCGMGISTRVTNNNPQCRLEKETRLCMVRPCDFSMEKNKKGKKCVQTPKQRQSLHFEFSGCTSTRSYRPRFCGSCSDAHCCTPFRTSTMDVEFRCPEGDFFQRKMMFIKMCSCHYDCPRDNNIFLATYHRWMIGDHVKIEQQ